In Phreatobacter cathodiphilus, the genomic window GGCAGGCTCAGGTCCCACTGCGACAGGGCCGAGGCGCGGTCGGCGCGCAGGCACCCTTGCGGGAAGCGGGCGATCTCGTGCGCCAGGGCCTCCGCCGCCTCGCGCGAGGTGCCCTTCGGCACCACCCGGTCGGCGAGGCCGATGCGCAGGGCCTCCTCCGCGTCCACCTTGCGGCCGGTCAGGATCAGGTCGAGCGCCCGCCCCTGCCCCACGAGGCGCGGCAGCCGCACCGTGCCGCCGTCGATCAGCGGCACGCCCCAGCGCCGGCAGTAGACGCCCATATAGGCGTCCTCCTCCATCACCCTGAGGTCGCACCACAGCGCGATCTCCATGCCGCCGGCGACCGCCGGGCCGGCGATGGCGGCGATGACGGGTTTCGACAGCATCAGCCGTGTCGGCCCCATCGGTCCGCGCGGCCACCCGGTGTCCCCGTCTGGAATGTCGAGGTCGCCGCCGAAGGGCGTGCCGCCCGGTGCCGCCGCCGCATGCTTCAGGTCGAAGCCGGCGCAGAAGGCCCCTCCCGCGCCCCAGAGAACGCCGACGCTCGCGGTCTCGTCCGCCTCGAAGGCGAGCAGGGCCGCCTCCAGGGTCTCGGCGCCGGCCGGGTTCATCGCATTGCGTGCGGCCGAGCGGGTGCGGATGAAGGTGGTCACGGGCCCCGAGGTCTCGACGGCGAGATCGGTCATGACGCTCTCCTCAATCGACGATGCCAGGTGTCTGCACCACCATCATGGTGGCCGTCATCATGGCGATGAGCTTGCGCTCCCCGCCCGTCTCGGCGAAGCACTCGCCGAGCGTCACCATGACCGTCTTGCCCGGCCGCACGACGCGTCCGATCCCGATGAAGCGATCGCCCTTGCCGGGCGACATCATGTTGACCTTGAACTCCACCGTCAGCACGCCGGTGCCGCGGGGCATCAGCGTCATCGCCGCGAAGCCGCAGGCATTGTCGACGAGCGCGGAAATGGCGCCGGCATGGACGAAGCCGTGCTGCTGCAGGATGTGCGGCGCATAGGGCATGGTCATCTCGACGAGGCCCGGCGCGACCGGCCCGAGGCTCATGCCGAGGGTGGTCATCATGGTCTGGCGGGCGAAACTGGCGCGGGCGCGGGCTTCAAAATCCGCATCCTTCGGGGAAAACTCCTGCTGCGCGGCAGCCATGCGCGGTCACCTTCGTTCAAATCCGGGCAGAGCGTCGCAAACTCGCCTATCTTACTGCAAGCCGGCTGGTCGGTTGAGGGATCGCATTGCTCTTCTGGTACATGCCACGTTTCACCGAGGCCGCGATGAGCGCCGTCACCCTGTCGGCTGCGACGGCTGTCGCGTCGGCCGTCACCATCACCCATCGCATGATGCTGATGAGCGACCCCGCCACGATCTGGGACCTGTCGACGCGCAGCGAGGCGGTGCAGATGATCGCGGAGAAGGTCGACGCGGCGACGCAGGGGTCCTTCGACGCGGCCATGGAGGCCAGCCGCCTCGCCCTGCGCAGCGCCACGGGCCGGCTGTCGCATGACGACGTCGCCCACGGCCTGCTGGCCATCGGCGTCGCGGCGGCGCGTCCCGCCGCGCGACGGGCGAGGGCCAACGCCAAGCGGCTCGGCCGCCCTTGACGCGGTGCGGAGGAGCCCCATGTCGGGAACGGGGGCTTCACCGACGCGCCTGAAGGCGCCGCCAAGGAGGCCGACATGCGGCACCCGTTCCTCTCCCTCGCCATGGCCGGCGCGGCCCTCGCCGCCGCGACGAGTTCGGCATCCGCCCTCTGCAACATCTCCGCTCGGCCCTTCGTCATGGGACAGCCCGGTCGCGTCGCCATGATGGTGGCTGGCGAGCCCTGCCGCATCAGCCTGCAGGCGGGTGAACGCAGCCACTTCGAGGCGCTCCAGGTGGTCGAAAGGCCGCGCGGCGGCCGGGTTGTCCCCGACGGGCGCACCGGGGTCGTCTATACGCCCCGCCCCGGTTTCGCCGGCCGGGACCGCTTCGTCATCGCCGTGACGGGGACCAGCAGCATCGGCAGCGGCACGTCCGAACTCCACGTCGACGTGGACGTGCCGCAGGCCCGCTAGCTCAACAGATTGACGAGCCAGAGCGCCAGCGCCGGGAACGCCACGACGAGGCCGAGCCGCACCACGTCCGCCACCACGAAGGGAATGACGCCGCGATAGGTGGCGAGGATCGGTACGTCCTTCGCGATGGCGGAGACGACGAAGACGTTGAGCCCGATGGGCGGCGCCGTCAGGCCGATACCGACCACCATCAGCACCAGGATGCCGAACCAGATGGCGATGTCGTCCGGCATCATGCCGAGGTCGAGGGCCGTGACGATGGGAAAGAAGATCGGCAGGGTCAGGAGGATCATGGCCAGCTCGTCCATGACGCCGCCGAGGATGATGTAGAAGACCAGCAGGCCGACGATGACGCCGTAGGGCGGCAGGCCCGACTGGGTCACCAGTTCGGCGGCGGTCGCCGGCAGTTGCGACAGGGCGAGGAAGCCGTTGAACACCTCGGCGCCGAGCAGGATGATGAAGATCATCGCCGAGGTCTCGGCGGTCTGGATCAGCGAGGCCTTGATCTCGCTCCAGCCGAGCCCGCCCTGCACCACCCCAACCACCAGCATGGCGATGCAGCCGATGGAAGCGCCCTCGGTGGGCGTGAACACCCCGCCGTAGATGCCGCCGACCACCGTCGTGGCGATCAGCATCACCGGCCAGACGCCGACGAGGGCGCGCCAGCGCTCCGCCCAGCCGACCCGGTGGACGGCGGGGCCCGCCTCGGGTCTCAGCCGCACCATGACGGCGATGACGATCCAGTAGAAGACGGCCGCCAGCAGGCCGGGGATCAGCGCCGCCATGAACAGCTTGGCGATGTTCTGTTCGGTGGTGATGGCATAGACGACGAGGATCACCGAGGGCGGGATGAGGATGCCGAGGGTGCCGCCCACCGCGATCATGCCGGTGGCGAAGCCCTGGTCGTAGCCGTAGCGCTTGAATTCCGGCAGCGTCGCCCGCCCGAAGGTGGCGGTGGTCGCGACCGAGGAGCCGCAGATGGCGCCGAAGCCGGCACAGGCGCCGATCAGCGCCATGCCGAGCCCGCCGCGGCGGTGGCCCAGGAAGCTCGCCGCCGCCCGGAACAGCGCCGTCGAGAGGCCCGACTTCTCCGCCAGGGCCCCCATCAGGATGAAGAGCGGGATCACCGACAGCGTGTAGTTCGCGAACAGGTGATAGGGCGTCGTCTTCATGTAGTTGAGGAAGATCGGCAAGCTAGTGAACCAGGCATAGCCGATGGACCCCGCCGTCAGCATGGCGAGCCCGATGGGCATCCTGAGAACGAGCAGGACCAGCATGCCGGCGAAGCCGACAGCCGCGACGGCGGCGCCGCTCATCGGTCGGCCCGCCCGAGGCGCAGGGCCGTGGTCAGCGTCACCAAGGCGAGGAACAGCGCCATCAGCGCGGTGGCCAGGATCGCCCAGCCGATGGGGATGGCGAGCACCATGGAACTGGTGCGCGAGGAGATGGCGTCGAGGCCGCCGGCCATCAGGCGCCAGCCGATGAGCACGGCGAAGCCGGCATAGACGAGGTCCCAGAGGCGGTCGAGATTGCGGTTGAGCCAGTCGGGCGTGCGCAGCGTGAAGGTGTCGACGAAGACGTTGCCGCAGCGGATCTGACAATAGGGCAGGAAGGCGAAGACCGCCACGGCGGTGGCGATCTGCACCATCTCGAAGTCGCCCTGCACGCCGGAACGGAACAGCCAGCGCAGCAGAACGGACACGGTCACCATCACCGCGGCAGCGAGCATCAGGAGCCCGCCGAGGATGGCGAGCGCCCGCGTCACGGCGTCGATGATCCCGGGAGCCGGAACGCCCCGCTGCTCGGCCCCCTCCTGCGTCATGCGGTCAGGCCGCCATGTGCTTGGCGACGGCAGCCCTGACGTCGTCGACGATCTTCTGCCCGTCGAGGCCGCGATCCTTGACCGACTTGATCCAGGCCTCCTCGACCGGCCGGGTGGCGGCGCGCCACTTCGCCGCCTCGTCCTCGGCGAGGACGGTGATCGTGTTGCGCGAACGGCCCTTGACCATCTCGGCGACGGTACGGCCGCGCTCGTCCCACATCTCGCCCGCCATCACGGCGGCCATCATGCCGGAATGGTCGTCCATGACCTTCTTCAGGTCCGCCGGCAGACCCTCGTACTTCGCCTTGTTCATGGCGAGGATGAAGGTGGCCGTATAGAGCGTCGGCGAACCCGGAATCTCCGTGTGGTGGTTGACCAGCTCGTGCAGGCGCAGCGCCGGCACGACCTCCCAGGGCACGACGGCACCGTTGATGACGCCCTGGGCCAGCGCCTCCGGCACCTGCGGGATCGGCATGCCGATGGCCGTGGCGCCGAGCGCCCTGAGCGCCTCGCCCGCCTGGCGGGTGGGGAAGCGCAGCTTCAGGCCCTGCAGGTCGGCCTGGGTCTTCACCTGCTTGTTGGAATGGATCAGACCGTGATCGTGCGCCCAGAGGCAGAGCGGCTGGACCTCGGAATATTCCTTGTAGAAATGCGTCGGGCCCAGCTCGGCCATCACCTTGGAATTGGTGACGCCGCGTTTGCCGGCGATGAACGGCAGTTCCATCGCCTCGGTGGCAGGGAAGCGGCCGGGCGTGTTGCCGGGAAGCGTCCAGACGATGTCGGCGACGCCGTCGCGCGCCTGATCGAAGAGCTGCGGCGGGGCCCCGCCGAGCTGCATCGAGGGGAAGATGTCGATCTTGATCCGGTTGCCGGAGGCCTCCTGAACCTTGCGCGACCAGGGCAGCAGGAACCGCTGATGAGCGTTCGACACGGGCGGCAGGAAGTGGTGCAGGCGCAGCGTCACCTGCGGGGACTGGCCCCAGGCCGTGCGCATCACGGCGGGGGTTGCGACGGCAGCGCCGGCCAGAGCCAGCGCATGGCGACGGGTGAGCGTCATGGCGAAATCCTCGTCAACGTTCCTCGGGAGGCCCTGGGGCCGGCGCCGTTGATGGCGTCTTGATGCTTTGCGCGCGACGATAGCGGCGGGCGGGTGCCCGTCGCAAGGCATTTGGTTGGATATCCGACTAAATCGGCCTGCGCAGGACTACGGACGCCGGCGGCCGGATCACATGGTCGCGCCGATCTGCCAGGGCACGAACTCGTTGTCTCCGTAGCCGAGCAGCTCCGACTTGGTCTTCTCGCCCGAGGCGGTCCTGAGGATCAGGTCGAAGATCTCTTTGCCCTTGTCCTCCAGCGACACCCCGTCCAGCACGTCGCCGCAGTTGATGTCCATGTCGTCGATCATCCGGGCGTAGATGTCGGAATTGGTCGCGAGCTTGATCGAGGGCGTCGGCTTGCAGCCATAGGCCGAGCCGCGGCCAGTGGTGAAGCACAGGAGGTTCGAGCCGCCGGCCACCTGCCCCGTCGCCGCCACGGGATCGTAGCCCGGCGTGTCCATGTAGACGAAGCCGGCGCGGTCGATCTTTTCCGCGTAGTGGTAGACACCGCGCAGCGTCGTGGAGCCGCCCTTGGCGGCGGCGCCGAGCGACTTCTCCAGGATGGTGGTCAGGCCGCCCGCCTTGTTTCCGGGCGAGGGATTGTTGTCCATCGAGCCCTCGTGCTTGGCCGTATAGCCCTCCCACCAGCGGATGATGTCGACCAACTTCTCGCCGACCTCGCGGCTCTCGGCGCGGCGTGTCAGGAGATGCTCGGCGCCGTAGATTTCCGGCGTTTCCGACAGGCAGGCGGTGCCGCCGTGGCGGACGAGGAGATCGACCGCCTTGCCGAGGGCGGGATTGGCGGTGATTCCGGAATAGCCGTCGGAACCGCCGCACTGGAGCGCGAGGCAGAGTTCGGAAGCCGGCAGCGTCTCGCGCTGCGCCTGGTTGACGATCGGCAGCATCTCCCGGATGCGCGCCATGCCCGCCTCGATCGACTTCTTCGTCCCGCCCGTCTCCTGGATGGTCATGGACTGGAAGCGGTCGCCGGGCTCGATGCCGTAATCCTTCATCAGCCGGGGGATCTGGAACACCTCGCAGCCGAGCCCGACGATCAGTACGGCGGAGACGTTGGGATTGGTCGCGTAGCCCCAGATCGTGCGCTCGAGGATGTCGAAGCCGAGGCCTTCGCTCGCCAGGCCGCAGCCCGTGCCGTGCACGAGCGGAATGACGCCGTCGACGTTGGGGAATTCCGCGAGCATGCCCGACCGGTTGACCGCCTCTGCCATGAACCGCGCAACCGAGGCCGAGCAGTTCACCGAGGTGAGGATGGCGATGTAGTTGCGCGTGCCGGCCCGCCCGTTCGTCCGGCGGAACCCCTGGAAGGTGGCGCGCTGCTCCAGCGGCAGGACGTCCACCGGTTTCGCGTCCCGCGCGAAGGCATAGTCGCGCTCGAAGGCGGCGAAGGCGCAGTTGTGGGTATGCACCCAGTCTCCGGGCGTGATCGGCTGCGAGGCGAAGCCGATGATCTGCCCGTATTTGACGATGGGCGCGCCCTGCGCGAGCGGCTTCGTCGCCATCTTGTGGCCCTTCATCACCCGGGCCGTGGCGGTCACCCCGTCCACCCTCTTGCCGGCGTCGATGATGTCGACGGCGACGACGACATTGTCCTCCGCGGCGAGGCGTATGAAGCGGGGCTGGGTGGTCATGGGGCTCTCCCGGCACAGCGGCCACTCGGCCGTCATTGCCGGGGATCATGGCCTTTCAACCGGTTTAAGGGAAGAGGTCCGACGCGAGAGCCGGCCCCGCCTCAGCCGGCCGCGAGCCCGCCCTTCTCGCGCACGAAGCGGGCGACTTCGGCGACCCCGTCTCCCGTCTTGATGTTGGTGAAGACGAAAGGCCGCTGCCCCCGCATGCGCTTCGAATCGCGGTCCATATTGCCGAGATCGGCGCCCACCAGCGGCGCGAGGTCCGTCTTGTTGATGACGAGGAGATCGGAGCGGGTGATGCCCGGTCCGCCCTTGGACGGGATCTTCTCGCCCGCCGCCACGTCGATGACGTAGATCGTGATGTCGGCGAGCTCCGGCGAGAAGGTCGCCGCGAGATTGTCGCCGCCCGATTCGATCAGGATCAGATCGAGCTCGGGGAACTTGGCTCGCATTTCCGCCACCGCCGCCAGGTTGATGGAGGCGTCCTCGCGGATGGCCGTGTGCGGGCAGCCGCCGGTCTCCACCCCCATGATGCGCTCGGTCGGCAGCGCGCCGGACCGCATCAGGTATTCGGCATCCCACTTGGTGTAGATGTCGTTGGTGATGGCGGCGATCTCGAAGTCCTGCCTCAGCGCCTTGCAGAGCGCGTCCATCAGCGCCGTCTTGCCGGAGCCGACGGGGCCGCCGATGCCGACGCGCAGGGGTCCGTGGGGTGAGGCCATGGGTCAGCTCCTGAACAGGCGAGTATACTGGGTTTCGTGGCGCATGGACGCGAGATCCGAGCGCAGGGCGTGGCCGCCGATGTCGTCGAGGGCGAGGGCGCGCGCCGCCGCCGCCGTCGCCGTCACCACCGGCTCGAGGGCGGCGAGCGCCCGCTGGCCGTCGGTCTGGCCGAGCGGGACGAGCCGCACGGCGGCCGAGATGAGGTTCGCCGCAACTGCGTGCAGGAAGGCGTTGAGCGCCGTCGCCTCGTCGATGCCGTGGGCCGCGGTCGCCGCGCCCACCGCCACGGGATAGGCGACGGCGTCCGGCCATGCGGCGCGCACGAGCGCGAGCGGCGCCGCCGGCCAGGCGGCCTCGGTCGCGGCCATGAAGGCATTGCCCTGGGCGGTGGTTTCCAGCCGCCGCTCCTTGGAGGGCTGGAAGGCGAGCGCCAGTTCCGCGACCTCGGCGAGCGCCCTGCCCTCGCCCGCCGCCACCGCGCGATGGGCGTGGGCGCAGAAGGTGGCGTCGGCGATCCCGGAGCCCTCGGCGAGAACGAGCCCCAGCCAGTCGACGAGGCTGGCGAGGTCCGTGATGTCGCCGGCCTCGACCGCCCATTCGATGCCGTGCGAATAGCTGAACGCGCCGACCGGATAGGCCGGCGACATCCAGGCGAGCAGACGGTAGAGCGCCGCCGGGGCGGCCGCCGGCTCAGCCATGCTTGTGGTCGTGGCCGTGATGATGGCCGTGGTCGTGGCCATGGTCGTGGCCGTGGTGGTCGTGGCCGCAGCCGCAGGAATCGTCGTGGACATGGCCGGCGGTCTGCACCGTGAGGACGTCGCGCTTCGGCGCCGGAGCGTGACCATGCGAATGGCTGTGCGAATGGCTGGGGGCGTGACCATGGTCATGTGCATGCGAATGACTGTGGGAATGCCCGTGGTCGTGCGAATGCCCATGATCATGCGCATGGGAATGGCCGTGCGAGTGACCATGGTCGTGACCCGTCACCGTGCCGTGACCATAGGCGCCGCCCTCGGGGTCGAAGGGCGCCTCGATCGGC contains:
- a CDS encoding crotonase/enoyl-CoA hydratase family protein, with the protein product MTDLAVETSGPVTTFIRTRSAARNAMNPAGAETLEAALLAFEADETASVGVLWGAGGAFCAGFDLKHAAAAPGGTPFGGDLDIPDGDTGWPRGPMGPTRLMLSKPVIAAIAGPAVAGGMEIALWCDLRVMEEDAYMGVYCRRWGVPLIDGGTVRLPRLVGQGRALDLILTGRKVDAEEALRIGLADRVVPKGTSREAAEALAHEIARFPQGCLRADRASALSQWDLSLPEALRNEWRTSSAMAVSEGIAGAGRFAAGKGRGGDFGSI
- a CDS encoding PaaI family thioesterase; the protein is MAAAQQEFSPKDADFEARARASFARQTMMTTLGMSLGPVAPGLVEMTMPYAPHILQQHGFVHAGAISALVDNACGFAAMTLMPRGTGVLTVEFKVNMMSPGKGDRFIGIGRVVRPGKTVMVTLGECFAETGGERKLIAMMTATMMVVQTPGIVD
- a CDS encoding Ig-like domain-containing protein, which produces MRHPFLSLAMAGAALAAATSSASALCNISARPFVMGQPGRVAMMVAGEPCRISLQAGERSHFEALQVVERPRGGRVVPDGRTGVVYTPRPGFAGRDRFVIAVTGTSSIGSGTSELHVDVDVPQAR
- a CDS encoding TRAP transporter large permease; this translates as MSGAAVAAVGFAGMLVLLVLRMPIGLAMLTAGSIGYAWFTSLPIFLNYMKTTPYHLFANYTLSVIPLFILMGALAEKSGLSTALFRAAASFLGHRRGGLGMALIGACAGFGAICGSSVATTATFGRATLPEFKRYGYDQGFATGMIAVGGTLGILIPPSVILVVYAITTEQNIAKLFMAALIPGLLAAVFYWIVIAVMVRLRPEAGPAVHRVGWAERWRALVGVWPVMLIATTVVGGIYGGVFTPTEGASIGCIAMLVVGVVQGGLGWSEIKASLIQTAETSAMIFIILLGAEVFNGFLALSQLPATAAELVTQSGLPPYGVIVGLLVFYIILGGVMDELAMILLTLPIFFPIVTALDLGMMPDDIAIWFGILVLMVVGIGLTAPPIGLNVFVVSAIAKDVPILATYRGVIPFVVADVVRLGLVVAFPALALWLVNLLS
- a CDS encoding TRAP transporter small permease, translated to MTQEGAEQRGVPAPGIIDAVTRALAILGGLLMLAAAVMVTVSVLLRWLFRSGVQGDFEMVQIATAVAVFAFLPYCQIRCGNVFVDTFTLRTPDWLNRNLDRLWDLVYAGFAVLIGWRLMAGGLDAISSRTSSMVLAIPIGWAILATALMALFLALVTLTTALRLGRADR
- a CDS encoding TRAP transporter substrate-binding protein, coding for MTLTRRHALALAGAAVATPAVMRTAWGQSPQVTLRLHHFLPPVSNAHQRFLLPWSRKVQEASGNRIKIDIFPSMQLGGAPPQLFDQARDGVADIVWTLPGNTPGRFPATEAMELPFIAGKRGVTNSKVMAELGPTHFYKEYSEVQPLCLWAHDHGLIHSNKQVKTQADLQGLKLRFPTRQAGEALRALGATAIGMPIPQVPEALAQGVINGAVVPWEVVPALRLHELVNHHTEIPGSPTLYTATFILAMNKAKYEGLPADLKKVMDDHSGMMAAVMAGEMWDERGRTVAEMVKGRSRNTITVLAEDEAAKWRAATRPVEEAWIKSVKDRGLDGQKIVDDVRAAVAKHMAA
- a CDS encoding UxaA family hydrolase produces the protein MTTQPRFIRLAAEDNVVVAVDIIDAGKRVDGVTATARVMKGHKMATKPLAQGAPIVKYGQIIGFASQPITPGDWVHTHNCAFAAFERDYAFARDAKPVDVLPLEQRATFQGFRRTNGRAGTRNYIAILTSVNCSASVARFMAEAVNRSGMLAEFPNVDGVIPLVHGTGCGLASEGLGFDILERTIWGYATNPNVSAVLIVGLGCEVFQIPRLMKDYGIEPGDRFQSMTIQETGGTKKSIEAGMARIREMLPIVNQAQRETLPASELCLALQCGGSDGYSGITANPALGKAVDLLVRHGGTACLSETPEIYGAEHLLTRRAESREVGEKLVDIIRWWEGYTAKHEGSMDNNPSPGNKAGGLTTILEKSLGAAAKGGSTTLRGVYHYAEKIDRAGFVYMDTPGYDPVAATGQVAGGSNLLCFTTGRGSAYGCKPTPSIKLATNSDIYARMIDDMDINCGDVLDGVSLEDKGKEIFDLILRTASGEKTKSELLGYGDNEFVPWQIGATM
- the ureG gene encoding urease accessory protein UreG, with product MASPHGPLRVGIGGPVGSGKTALMDALCKALRQDFEIAAITNDIYTKWDAEYLMRSGALPTERIMGVETGGCPHTAIREDASINLAAVAEMRAKFPELDLILIESGGDNLAATFSPELADITIYVIDVAAGEKIPSKGGPGITRSDLLVINKTDLAPLVGADLGNMDRDSKRMRGQRPFVFTNIKTGDGVAEVARFVREKGGLAAG
- a CDS encoding urease accessory protein UreF, which codes for MAEPAAAPAALYRLLAWMSPAYPVGAFSYSHGIEWAVEAGDITDLASLVDWLGLVLAEGSGIADATFCAHAHRAVAAGEGRALAEVAELALAFQPSKERRLETTAQGNAFMAATEAAWPAAPLALVRAAWPDAVAYPVAVGAATAAHGIDEATALNAFLHAVAANLISAAVRLVPLGQTDGQRALAALEPVVTATAAAARALALDDIGGHALRSDLASMRHETQYTRLFRS